One stretch of Brachyhypopomus gauderio isolate BG-103 chromosome 8, BGAUD_0.2, whole genome shotgun sequence DNA includes these proteins:
- the slc4a8 gene encoding electroneutral sodium bicarbonate exchanger 1 isoform X2 produces MPAENGEQDSVLCYQRPDEEAVVDQGGTSSVLNIHYEKEELEGHRTLFVGVRMPLDRQSHRHHRPHSSKHRKRERARTGHAPEGEATESMTTATHDTPSQRVQFILGIEEDEEHMAHDLFTELDEICVKDGKDAEWKETARWLKFEEDVEDGGERWSKPYVATLSLHSLFELRSCIINGSVLLDMRATCIEEIADMVLDHQEAAHELDESVRVKVREALLKRHHHQSDKKRSNLLPMVKSLTESGRKQSDPHSLGNSGLATSPQPPPPNVEVRNGSGPENSQVDLSKVDTHFMKKIPTGAEASNVLVGELEFLEEPIVAFVRLSPAVLLTGLTEVPIPTRFVFILLGPDGKAQQYHEIGRSMATIMTDEIFHDVAYKAKDRNDLLAGIDEFLDQVTVLPPGEWDPSIRIEPPKTVPSQEKRKMPGVPNGAVVPVEEEAHGEHHGPELQRTGRLFGGLVLDVKRKAPFYLSDFRDGLRLQCVASFLFLYCACMSPVITFGGLLGEATQGRISAIESLLGASMTGMAYSLFAGQPLTILGSTGPVLVFEKILFKFCKDYELSYLSLRTCIGLWTAFLCLILVATDASSLVCYITRFTEEAFASLICLIFIYEALEKLVHLGELYPINKHSDLDKLTLTYCKCAKPDNPSNKTLELWDQRNVVASAVPWSNLTVKECLDLHGQFVGTACGHHGPYTPDVLFWSTILFFSTFFLSGFLKQFKTSRYFPTRVRSVISDFAVFLTIVLMVLIDYAIGIPSQKLQVPDKFKVTAPPTSTSTSTSTSTLPQTLRDFASGVYKCVPRCSCQPTRDDRGWLINPIGPNPWWTVLAAAVPALLCTILIFMDQQITAVIINRKEHKLLKGCGYHLDLLMVGVMLAVCSVMGLPWFVAATVLSISHVNSLKLESESSAPGEQPRFLGIREQRLTGLFIFLLMGCSVFMTGALQFIPMPVLYGVFLYMGASSLKGIQFFDRLKLFGMPAKHQPDFIYLRHVPLRKVHLFTLTQLTCLALLWIIKTSRAAIVFPMMVLALVFIRKLLDFCFTKRELSYLDDLMPESKKKKLDDASKKACEESQEMLIDTPQKGGGKNTEQIPMESSKLLHSTPKTADPRTDPSDINISDEMSKTTVWKSLSSSHKDTQQSGRHQKAMVQRLSLTHMHKDPWVRGHDTVCSPYEHAPVSSLPCPAWNSIPLPFCWC; encoded by the exons ATGCCTGCAGAAAACGGCGAGCAGGACAGCGTTCTGTGCTATCAG AGGCCAGATGAGGAGGCAGTTGTGGATCAAGGTGGCACAAGCTCAGTCCTGAACATCCACTATGAGAAAGAAGAACTGGAGG GTCACAGGACTCTATTTGTTGGGGTGAGGATGCCACTGGACAGACAGTCTCACCGCCATCACAGACCTCACAGCTCCAAACACCGCAAAAGAGAAAGGGCAAGAACAGGCCATGCGCCGGAGGGGGAGGCTACAGAGAGCATGACTACTGCCACACACG ACACCCCATCCCAAAGGGTGCAGTTCATTTTGGGCattgaggaggatgaagagcacATGGCCCATGACCTCTTCACTGAGCTTGATGAGATTTGTGTCAAAGATGGCAAAGATGCCGAGTGGAAGGAAACCGCCAG GTGGTTGAAGTTCGAGGAGGACGTGGAGGATGGAGGCGAGAGATGGAGTAAGCCCTACGTGGCCACGCTCTCTCTGCACAGCCTGTTCGAGCTGCGTAGCTGCATCATCAACGGAAGCGTGCTGCTCGACATGAGGGCCACATGCATCGAGGAGATCGCAG ACATGGTGCTGGACCATCAGGAAGCAGCTCACGAGCTGGACGAGAGCGTGAGGGTGAAGGTCCGGGAGGCACTGCTGAAGAGACATCACCATCAGAGCGACAAGAAGAGGTCCAACCTGCTGCCCATGGTCAAGTCCCTCACCGAGTCAGGCCGAAAACAGAGTGACCCGCACAGCCTAGGAAACAGTG GGCTGGCTACGTCCCCTCAGCCGCCTCCCCCAAACGTGGAGGTGAGAAACGGGTCGGGGCCGGAGAACAGTCAAGTGGACCTCAGTAAG GTGGACACGCACTTCATGAAGAAGATCCCTACTGGTGCCGAGGCCTCCAATGTGCTGGTGGGAGAGCTGGAGTTCCTGGAGGAGCCCATTGTGGCATTTGTCCGCCTCTCTCCGGCTGTCCTGCTGACAGGACTCACTGAAGTACCCATACCCACCAG GTTCGTGTTCATTCTGCTCGGACCAGACGGGAAAGCTCAGCAGTATCACGAGATTGGCCGCTCCATGGCAACCATTATGACCGATGAG ATTTTTCATGATGTAGCATATAAGGCCAAAGACAGGAATGACCTGCTGGCTGGTATCGACGAGTTTTTGGATCAGGTGACTGTTTTGCCCCCAGGGGAATGGGACCCATCTATCCGCATAGAACCGCCTAAGACCGTCCCATCAcag GAGAAAAGGAAGATGCCTGGAGTGCCCAATGGGGCAGTAGTACCAGTGGAGGAGGAGGCACATGGGGAACATCACGGACCAGAACTACAGCGTACTGGGag gtTGTTCGGGGGCTTGGTTCTGGACGTGAAGCGCAAAGCTCCATTTTACCTGAGTGATTTCAGGGACGGTCTGAGGCTGCAGTGTGTAGCATCATTCCTCTTCCTCTACTGTGCCTGCATGTCACCCGTAATCACGTTTGGAGGACTTCTGGGAGAGGCCACGCAGGGACGCATT AGTGCCATTGAGTCCTTGCTAGGAGCCTCTATGACTGGAATGGCGTACTCACTGTTTGCTGGACAGCCACTCACCATTCTGGGCAGCACGGGACCTGTTCTGGTGTTTGAGAAAATCCTGTTCAAGTTTTGCAA AGACTATGAACTGTCTTACCTCTCGCTCCGCACCTGTATCGGCCTGTGGACAGCCTTCCTGTGTTTGATCCTGGTTGCCACGGACGCCAGCTCTCTTGTTTGTTACATCACCCGATTCACAGAAGAGGCCTTCGCTTCCCTTATCTGCCTCATCTTCATCTACGAGGCGCTGGAGAAGCTCGTGCATCTGGGAGAACTCTACCCCATCAACAAACACAGCGACCTAGATAAACTCACACTCACCTA CTGTAAATGTGCGAAGCCTGACAACCCTAGTAATAAAACTCTGGAGCTGTGGGATCAGAGGAACGTGGTGGCTTCAGCAGTGCCCTGGAGCAATCTCACTGTGAAG gagtgtttaGATCTCCATGGACAGTTTGTCGGAACGGCCTGTGGACACCATGGCCCCTACACCCCTGATGTTCTGTTTTGGTCCACAATCCTCTTCTTTTCCACCTTCTTCCTGTCAGGCTTTCTGAAGCAATTCAAGACCAGCAGATATTTTCCAACTCGG gtgcgtTCTGTTATCAGTGACTTCGCAGTCTTCCTAACCATCGTTCTCATGGTTCTGATTGACTATGCCATCGGAATTCCATCACAAAAACTACAAGTGCCCGACAAATTCAAGGTAACAGCTCCACCCACCAGTACCAGTACCAGTACCAGTACTAGTACACTCCCTCAAACGCTCAGAGACTTTGCCTCaggtgtgtataagtgtgttcCTCGCTGTTCGTGCCAGCCAACACGGGACGACCGCGGCTGGCTGATCAACCCGATCGGCCCCAACCCGTGGTGGACGGTGCTAGCCGCGGCGGTGCCTGCTCTGCTCTGCACTATCCTCATCTTCATGGACCAGCAGATCACCGCTGTCATCATCAACCGCAAAGAGCACAAACTGCTG AAGGGCTGTGGGTACCACTTAGACCTGCTGATGGTGGGGGTGATGCTGGCTGTGTGTTCTGTAATGGGGTTGCCATGGTTCGTCGCAGCGACCGTGCTGTCAATCTCCCACGTGAACAGCCTGAAGCTGGAGTCAGAGAGCTCCGCCCCTGGGGAGCAGCCTCGCTTTCTGGGAATCAGAGAACAGAGGTTAACCGGTCTGTTCATTTTTCTGCTCATGGGCTGCTCAGTGTTCATGACCGGTGCTTTAcag TTCATCCCCATGCCGGTACTGTACGGCGTTTTCCTCTACATGGGTGCCTCCTCTCTGAAAGGCATTCAG TTCTTTGACCGCCTGAAGCTGTTCGGCATGCCGGCAAAGCACCAGCCAGATTTCATCTACTTGCGGCACGTTCCGCTGAGGAAGGTTCACCTCTTCACCCTCACTCAGCTCACCTGCCTGGCACTGCTGTGGATTATTAAGACATCACGCGCTGCCATCGTCTTCCCTATGATG GTGCTGGCGTTAGTGTTCATCCGTAAGCTGCTGGATTTCTGTTTCACCAAACGTGAGCTCAGTTACCTCGATGACCTCATGCCTGAGAGCAAAAAGAAGAAGCTAGACGATGCCTCAAAAAAAGCATGTGAG GAGTCACAGGAGATGCTAATTGATACACCCCAGAAAGGAGGAGGCAAGAACACAGAGCAAATACCAATGGAAAGTAGCAAACTACTGCATTCAACACCTAAAACAGCCGACCCTAG AACTGACCCCTCTGACATTAACATCTCTGATGAAATGTCTAAAACTACTGTGTGGAAATCTCTTAGCTCCAGCCATAAGGACACACAGCAATCAGGCAGGCACCAAAAGGCAATGGTACAaagactctctctcacacatatgcacaaagACCCATGGGTCAGAGGTCACGATACAGTATGTTCCCCTTATGAACACgctcctgtctcctctctcccgtGCCCAGCCTGGAATTCGATACCCCTGCCATTCTGCTGGTGTTGA
- the slc4a8 gene encoding electroneutral sodium bicarbonate exchanger 1 isoform X6, whose protein sequence is MPAENGEQDSVLCYQRPDEEAVVDQGGTSSVLNIHYEKEELEGHRTLFVGVRMPLDRQSHRHHRPHSSKHRKRERARTGHAPEGEATESMTTATHDTPSQRVQFILGIEEDEEHMAHDLFTELDEICVKDGKDAEWKETARWLKFEEDVEDGGERWSKPYVATLSLHSLFELRSCIINGSVLLDMRATCIEEIADMVLDHQEAAHELDESVRVKVREALLKRHHHQSDKKRSNLLPMVKSLTESGRKQSDPHSLGNSGLATSPQPPPPNVEVRNGSGPENSQVDLSKVDTHFMKKIPTGAEASNVLVGELEFLEEPIVAFVRLSPAVLLTGLTEVPIPTRFVFILLGPDGKAQQYHEIGRSMATIMTDEIFHDVAYKAKDRNDLLAGIDEFLDQVTVLPPGEWDPSIRIEPPKTVPSQEKRKMPGVPNGAVVPVEEEAHGEHHGPELQRTGRLFGGLVLDVKRKAPFYLSDFRDGLRLQCVASFLFLYCACMSPVITFGGLLGEATQGRISAIESLLGASMTGMAYSLFAGQPLTILGSTGPVLVFEKILFKFCKDYELSYLSLRTCIGLWTAFLCLILVATDASSLVCYITRFTEEAFASLICLIFIYEALEKLVHLGELYPINKHSDLDKLTLTYCKCAKPDNPSNKTLELWDQRNVVASAVPWSNLTVKECLDLHGQFVGTACGHHGPYTPDVLFWSTILFFSTFFLSGFLKQFKTSRYFPTRVRSVISDFAVFLTIVLMVLIDYAIGIPSQKLQVPDKFKVTAPPTSTSTSTSTSTLPQTLRDFASGVYKCVPRCSCQPTRDDRGWLINPIGPNPWWTVLAAAVPALLCTILIFMDQQITAVIINRKEHKLLKGCGYHLDLLMVGVMLAVCSVMGLPWFVAATVLSISHVNSLKLESESSAPGEQPRFLGIREQRLTGLFIFLLMGCSVFMTGALQFIPMPVLYGVFLYMGASSLKGIQFFDRLKLFGMPAKHQPDFIYLRHVPLRKVHLFTLTQLTCLALLWIIKTSRAAIVFPMMVLALVFIRKLLDFCFTKRELSYLDDLMPESKKKKLDDASKKACEQESQEMLIDTPQKGGGKNTEQIPMESSKLLHSTPKTADPRIASEVDLLDL, encoded by the exons ATGCCTGCAGAAAACGGCGAGCAGGACAGCGTTCTGTGCTATCAG AGGCCAGATGAGGAGGCAGTTGTGGATCAAGGTGGCACAAGCTCAGTCCTGAACATCCACTATGAGAAAGAAGAACTGGAGG GTCACAGGACTCTATTTGTTGGGGTGAGGATGCCACTGGACAGACAGTCTCACCGCCATCACAGACCTCACAGCTCCAAACACCGCAAAAGAGAAAGGGCAAGAACAGGCCATGCGCCGGAGGGGGAGGCTACAGAGAGCATGACTACTGCCACACACG ACACCCCATCCCAAAGGGTGCAGTTCATTTTGGGCattgaggaggatgaagagcacATGGCCCATGACCTCTTCACTGAGCTTGATGAGATTTGTGTCAAAGATGGCAAAGATGCCGAGTGGAAGGAAACCGCCAG GTGGTTGAAGTTCGAGGAGGACGTGGAGGATGGAGGCGAGAGATGGAGTAAGCCCTACGTGGCCACGCTCTCTCTGCACAGCCTGTTCGAGCTGCGTAGCTGCATCATCAACGGAAGCGTGCTGCTCGACATGAGGGCCACATGCATCGAGGAGATCGCAG ACATGGTGCTGGACCATCAGGAAGCAGCTCACGAGCTGGACGAGAGCGTGAGGGTGAAGGTCCGGGAGGCACTGCTGAAGAGACATCACCATCAGAGCGACAAGAAGAGGTCCAACCTGCTGCCCATGGTCAAGTCCCTCACCGAGTCAGGCCGAAAACAGAGTGACCCGCACAGCCTAGGAAACAGTG GGCTGGCTACGTCCCCTCAGCCGCCTCCCCCAAACGTGGAGGTGAGAAACGGGTCGGGGCCGGAGAACAGTCAAGTGGACCTCAGTAAG GTGGACACGCACTTCATGAAGAAGATCCCTACTGGTGCCGAGGCCTCCAATGTGCTGGTGGGAGAGCTGGAGTTCCTGGAGGAGCCCATTGTGGCATTTGTCCGCCTCTCTCCGGCTGTCCTGCTGACAGGACTCACTGAAGTACCCATACCCACCAG GTTCGTGTTCATTCTGCTCGGACCAGACGGGAAAGCTCAGCAGTATCACGAGATTGGCCGCTCCATGGCAACCATTATGACCGATGAG ATTTTTCATGATGTAGCATATAAGGCCAAAGACAGGAATGACCTGCTGGCTGGTATCGACGAGTTTTTGGATCAGGTGACTGTTTTGCCCCCAGGGGAATGGGACCCATCTATCCGCATAGAACCGCCTAAGACCGTCCCATCAcag GAGAAAAGGAAGATGCCTGGAGTGCCCAATGGGGCAGTAGTACCAGTGGAGGAGGAGGCACATGGGGAACATCACGGACCAGAACTACAGCGTACTGGGag gtTGTTCGGGGGCTTGGTTCTGGACGTGAAGCGCAAAGCTCCATTTTACCTGAGTGATTTCAGGGACGGTCTGAGGCTGCAGTGTGTAGCATCATTCCTCTTCCTCTACTGTGCCTGCATGTCACCCGTAATCACGTTTGGAGGACTTCTGGGAGAGGCCACGCAGGGACGCATT AGTGCCATTGAGTCCTTGCTAGGAGCCTCTATGACTGGAATGGCGTACTCACTGTTTGCTGGACAGCCACTCACCATTCTGGGCAGCACGGGACCTGTTCTGGTGTTTGAGAAAATCCTGTTCAAGTTTTGCAA AGACTATGAACTGTCTTACCTCTCGCTCCGCACCTGTATCGGCCTGTGGACAGCCTTCCTGTGTTTGATCCTGGTTGCCACGGACGCCAGCTCTCTTGTTTGTTACATCACCCGATTCACAGAAGAGGCCTTCGCTTCCCTTATCTGCCTCATCTTCATCTACGAGGCGCTGGAGAAGCTCGTGCATCTGGGAGAACTCTACCCCATCAACAAACACAGCGACCTAGATAAACTCACACTCACCTA CTGTAAATGTGCGAAGCCTGACAACCCTAGTAATAAAACTCTGGAGCTGTGGGATCAGAGGAACGTGGTGGCTTCAGCAGTGCCCTGGAGCAATCTCACTGTGAAG gagtgtttaGATCTCCATGGACAGTTTGTCGGAACGGCCTGTGGACACCATGGCCCCTACACCCCTGATGTTCTGTTTTGGTCCACAATCCTCTTCTTTTCCACCTTCTTCCTGTCAGGCTTTCTGAAGCAATTCAAGACCAGCAGATATTTTCCAACTCGG gtgcgtTCTGTTATCAGTGACTTCGCAGTCTTCCTAACCATCGTTCTCATGGTTCTGATTGACTATGCCATCGGAATTCCATCACAAAAACTACAAGTGCCCGACAAATTCAAGGTAACAGCTCCACCCACCAGTACCAGTACCAGTACCAGTACTAGTACACTCCCTCAAACGCTCAGAGACTTTGCCTCaggtgtgtataagtgtgttcCTCGCTGTTCGTGCCAGCCAACACGGGACGACCGCGGCTGGCTGATCAACCCGATCGGCCCCAACCCGTGGTGGACGGTGCTAGCCGCGGCGGTGCCTGCTCTGCTCTGCACTATCCTCATCTTCATGGACCAGCAGATCACCGCTGTCATCATCAACCGCAAAGAGCACAAACTGCTG AAGGGCTGTGGGTACCACTTAGACCTGCTGATGGTGGGGGTGATGCTGGCTGTGTGTTCTGTAATGGGGTTGCCATGGTTCGTCGCAGCGACCGTGCTGTCAATCTCCCACGTGAACAGCCTGAAGCTGGAGTCAGAGAGCTCCGCCCCTGGGGAGCAGCCTCGCTTTCTGGGAATCAGAGAACAGAGGTTAACCGGTCTGTTCATTTTTCTGCTCATGGGCTGCTCAGTGTTCATGACCGGTGCTTTAcag TTCATCCCCATGCCGGTACTGTACGGCGTTTTCCTCTACATGGGTGCCTCCTCTCTGAAAGGCATTCAG TTCTTTGACCGCCTGAAGCTGTTCGGCATGCCGGCAAAGCACCAGCCAGATTTCATCTACTTGCGGCACGTTCCGCTGAGGAAGGTTCACCTCTTCACCCTCACTCAGCTCACCTGCCTGGCACTGCTGTGGATTATTAAGACATCACGCGCTGCCATCGTCTTCCCTATGATG GTGCTGGCGTTAGTGTTCATCCGTAAGCTGCTGGATTTCTGTTTCACCAAACGTGAGCTCAGTTACCTCGATGACCTCATGCCTGAGAGCAAAAAGAAGAAGCTAGACGATGCCTCAAAAAAAGCATGTGAG CAGGAGTCACAGGAGATGCTAATTGATACACCCCAGAAAGGAGGAGGCAAGAACACAGAGCAAATACCAATGGAAAGTAGCAAACTACTGCATTCAACACCTAAAACAGCCGACCCTAG GATTGCCAGTGAAGTGGACCTGTTGGACCTGTGA
- the slc4a8 gene encoding electroneutral sodium bicarbonate exchanger 1 isoform X5 — translation MPAENGEQDSVLCYQRPDEEAVVDQGGTSSVLNIHYEKEELEGHRTLFVGVRMPLDRQSHRHHRPHSSKHRKRERARTGHAPEGEATESMTTATHDTPSQRVQFILGIEEDEEHMAHDLFTELDEICVKDGKDAEWKETARWLKFEEDVEDGGERWSKPYVATLSLHSLFELRSCIINGSVLLDMRATCIEEIADMVLDHQEAAHELDESVRVKVREALLKRHHHQSDKKRSNLLPMVKSLTESGRKQSDPHSLGNSGLATSPQPPPPNVEVRNGSGPENSQVDLSKVDTHFMKKIPTGAEASNVLVGELEFLEEPIVAFVRLSPAVLLTGLTEVPIPTRFVFILLGPDGKAQQYHEIGRSMATIMTDEIFHDVAYKAKDRNDLLAGIDEFLDQVTVLPPGEWDPSIRIEPPKTVPSQEKRKMPGVPNGAVVPVEEEAHGEHHGPELQRTGRLFGGLVLDVKRKAPFYLSDFRDGLRLQCVASFLFLYCACMSPVITFGGLLGEATQGRISAIESLLGASMTGMAYSLFAGQPLTILGSTGPVLVFEKILFKFCKDYELSYLSLRTCIGLWTAFLCLILVATDASSLVCYITRFTEEAFASLICLIFIYEALEKLVHLGELYPINKHSDLDKLTLTYCKCAKPDNPSNKTLELWDQRNVVASAVPWSNLTVKECLDLHGQFVGTACGHHGPYTPDVLFWSTILFFSTFFLSGFLKQFKTSRYFPTRVRSVISDFAVFLTIVLMVLIDYAIGIPSQKLQVPDKFKVTAPPTSTSTSTSTSTLPQTLRDFASGVYKCVPRCSCQPTRDDRGWLINPIGPNPWWTVLAAAVPALLCTILIFMDQQITAVIINRKEHKLLKGCGYHLDLLMVGVMLAVCSVMGLPWFVAATVLSISHVNSLKLESESSAPGEQPRFLGIREQRLTGLFIFLLMGCSVFMTGALQFIPMPVLYGVFLYMGASSLKGIQFFDRLKLFGMPAKHQPDFIYLRHVPLRKVHLFTLTQLTCLALLWIIKTSRAAIVFPMMVLALVFIRKLLDFCFTKRELSYLDDLMPESKKKKLDDASKKACEQESQEMLIDTPQKGGGKNTEQIPMESSKLLHSTPKTADPRTDPSDINISDEMSKTTVWKSLSSSHKDTQQSGRHQKAMDCQ, via the exons ATGCCTGCAGAAAACGGCGAGCAGGACAGCGTTCTGTGCTATCAG AGGCCAGATGAGGAGGCAGTTGTGGATCAAGGTGGCACAAGCTCAGTCCTGAACATCCACTATGAGAAAGAAGAACTGGAGG GTCACAGGACTCTATTTGTTGGGGTGAGGATGCCACTGGACAGACAGTCTCACCGCCATCACAGACCTCACAGCTCCAAACACCGCAAAAGAGAAAGGGCAAGAACAGGCCATGCGCCGGAGGGGGAGGCTACAGAGAGCATGACTACTGCCACACACG ACACCCCATCCCAAAGGGTGCAGTTCATTTTGGGCattgaggaggatgaagagcacATGGCCCATGACCTCTTCACTGAGCTTGATGAGATTTGTGTCAAAGATGGCAAAGATGCCGAGTGGAAGGAAACCGCCAG GTGGTTGAAGTTCGAGGAGGACGTGGAGGATGGAGGCGAGAGATGGAGTAAGCCCTACGTGGCCACGCTCTCTCTGCACAGCCTGTTCGAGCTGCGTAGCTGCATCATCAACGGAAGCGTGCTGCTCGACATGAGGGCCACATGCATCGAGGAGATCGCAG ACATGGTGCTGGACCATCAGGAAGCAGCTCACGAGCTGGACGAGAGCGTGAGGGTGAAGGTCCGGGAGGCACTGCTGAAGAGACATCACCATCAGAGCGACAAGAAGAGGTCCAACCTGCTGCCCATGGTCAAGTCCCTCACCGAGTCAGGCCGAAAACAGAGTGACCCGCACAGCCTAGGAAACAGTG GGCTGGCTACGTCCCCTCAGCCGCCTCCCCCAAACGTGGAGGTGAGAAACGGGTCGGGGCCGGAGAACAGTCAAGTGGACCTCAGTAAG GTGGACACGCACTTCATGAAGAAGATCCCTACTGGTGCCGAGGCCTCCAATGTGCTGGTGGGAGAGCTGGAGTTCCTGGAGGAGCCCATTGTGGCATTTGTCCGCCTCTCTCCGGCTGTCCTGCTGACAGGACTCACTGAAGTACCCATACCCACCAG GTTCGTGTTCATTCTGCTCGGACCAGACGGGAAAGCTCAGCAGTATCACGAGATTGGCCGCTCCATGGCAACCATTATGACCGATGAG ATTTTTCATGATGTAGCATATAAGGCCAAAGACAGGAATGACCTGCTGGCTGGTATCGACGAGTTTTTGGATCAGGTGACTGTTTTGCCCCCAGGGGAATGGGACCCATCTATCCGCATAGAACCGCCTAAGACCGTCCCATCAcag GAGAAAAGGAAGATGCCTGGAGTGCCCAATGGGGCAGTAGTACCAGTGGAGGAGGAGGCACATGGGGAACATCACGGACCAGAACTACAGCGTACTGGGag gtTGTTCGGGGGCTTGGTTCTGGACGTGAAGCGCAAAGCTCCATTTTACCTGAGTGATTTCAGGGACGGTCTGAGGCTGCAGTGTGTAGCATCATTCCTCTTCCTCTACTGTGCCTGCATGTCACCCGTAATCACGTTTGGAGGACTTCTGGGAGAGGCCACGCAGGGACGCATT AGTGCCATTGAGTCCTTGCTAGGAGCCTCTATGACTGGAATGGCGTACTCACTGTTTGCTGGACAGCCACTCACCATTCTGGGCAGCACGGGACCTGTTCTGGTGTTTGAGAAAATCCTGTTCAAGTTTTGCAA AGACTATGAACTGTCTTACCTCTCGCTCCGCACCTGTATCGGCCTGTGGACAGCCTTCCTGTGTTTGATCCTGGTTGCCACGGACGCCAGCTCTCTTGTTTGTTACATCACCCGATTCACAGAAGAGGCCTTCGCTTCCCTTATCTGCCTCATCTTCATCTACGAGGCGCTGGAGAAGCTCGTGCATCTGGGAGAACTCTACCCCATCAACAAACACAGCGACCTAGATAAACTCACACTCACCTA CTGTAAATGTGCGAAGCCTGACAACCCTAGTAATAAAACTCTGGAGCTGTGGGATCAGAGGAACGTGGTGGCTTCAGCAGTGCCCTGGAGCAATCTCACTGTGAAG gagtgtttaGATCTCCATGGACAGTTTGTCGGAACGGCCTGTGGACACCATGGCCCCTACACCCCTGATGTTCTGTTTTGGTCCACAATCCTCTTCTTTTCCACCTTCTTCCTGTCAGGCTTTCTGAAGCAATTCAAGACCAGCAGATATTTTCCAACTCGG gtgcgtTCTGTTATCAGTGACTTCGCAGTCTTCCTAACCATCGTTCTCATGGTTCTGATTGACTATGCCATCGGAATTCCATCACAAAAACTACAAGTGCCCGACAAATTCAAGGTAACAGCTCCACCCACCAGTACCAGTACCAGTACCAGTACTAGTACACTCCCTCAAACGCTCAGAGACTTTGCCTCaggtgtgtataagtgtgttcCTCGCTGTTCGTGCCAGCCAACACGGGACGACCGCGGCTGGCTGATCAACCCGATCGGCCCCAACCCGTGGTGGACGGTGCTAGCCGCGGCGGTGCCTGCTCTGCTCTGCACTATCCTCATCTTCATGGACCAGCAGATCACCGCTGTCATCATCAACCGCAAAGAGCACAAACTGCTG AAGGGCTGTGGGTACCACTTAGACCTGCTGATGGTGGGGGTGATGCTGGCTGTGTGTTCTGTAATGGGGTTGCCATGGTTCGTCGCAGCGACCGTGCTGTCAATCTCCCACGTGAACAGCCTGAAGCTGGAGTCAGAGAGCTCCGCCCCTGGGGAGCAGCCTCGCTTTCTGGGAATCAGAGAACAGAGGTTAACCGGTCTGTTCATTTTTCTGCTCATGGGCTGCTCAGTGTTCATGACCGGTGCTTTAcag TTCATCCCCATGCCGGTACTGTACGGCGTTTTCCTCTACATGGGTGCCTCCTCTCTGAAAGGCATTCAG TTCTTTGACCGCCTGAAGCTGTTCGGCATGCCGGCAAAGCACCAGCCAGATTTCATCTACTTGCGGCACGTTCCGCTGAGGAAGGTTCACCTCTTCACCCTCACTCAGCTCACCTGCCTGGCACTGCTGTGGATTATTAAGACATCACGCGCTGCCATCGTCTTCCCTATGATG GTGCTGGCGTTAGTGTTCATCCGTAAGCTGCTGGATTTCTGTTTCACCAAACGTGAGCTCAGTTACCTCGATGACCTCATGCCTGAGAGCAAAAAGAAGAAGCTAGACGATGCCTCAAAAAAAGCATGTGAG CAGGAGTCACAGGAGATGCTAATTGATACACCCCAGAAAGGAGGAGGCAAGAACACAGAGCAAATACCAATGGAAAGTAGCAAACTACTGCATTCAACACCTAAAACAGCCGACCCTAG AACTGACCCCTCTGACATTAACATCTCTGATGAAATGTCTAAAACTACTGTGTGGAAATCTCTTAGCTCCAGCCATAAGGACACACAGCAATCAGGCAGGCACCAAAAGGCAATG GATTGCCAGTGA